From uncultured Campylobacter sp., a single genomic window includes:
- a CDS encoding YccF domain-containing protein: MRILGNIIWFFMAGWILAILTYLSGLILTILVVTAPVGLGLMEYGKSLFLSFTHDMARKNKSSLVAAAVPLQNCEYDVTPQKVSVSKVIATVCIVAIALPAVATALPGVATRDDAEISKLATNLMTVESDISSYYTATGKFDNFSAMTNVPLEPNGANSAYLMGANVYKCFIISLDAKKKTIIIEKGPDAENNICRGAYELPGVPKMLSEPIQVKSY, translated from the coding sequence ATGCGTATCTTAGGTAACATTATTTGGTTTTTTATGGCTGGTTGGATCTTGGCTATCTTAACTTATTTGTCGGGTTTGATCCTTACCATTTTAGTCGTGACCGCTCCCGTGGGATTAGGTCTTATGGAATACGGCAAATCCTTATTTTTATCCTTTACGCACGATATGGCGCGCAAAAATAAAAGCTCTCTTGTCGCCGCCGCAGTGCCGCTACAAAACTGCGAATACGATGTAACGCCCCAAAAAGTATCCGTATCGAAGGTAATAGCTACAGTATGCATCGTAGCGATCGCTTTACCTGCAGTAGCGACTGCGCTACCTGGGGTAGCTACTAGAGATGATGCGGAGATTTCTAAGTTGGCGACAAATTTAATGACCGTTGAAAGCGATATAAGTTCTTACTATACAGCTACTGGTAAATTTGATAATTTTTCAGCTATGACTAACGTTCCATTAGAGCCTAACGGAGCAAATTCGGCGTATCTAATGGGCGCGAATGTCTACAAATGCTTCATAATCAGCTTAGATGCTAAAAAGAAAACCATCATCATAGAAAAAGGTCCCGATGCCGAAAATAATATCTGCCGAGGAGCGTATGAGCTACCTGGCGTCCCTAAAATGCTATCGGAGCCTATTCAAGTAAAAAGCTATTAA
- a CDS encoding DUF2130 domain-containing protein, translating to MANVKCPHCGSQIDIDEALQRDIKAKFEDEILQQKRKWQQQQNEATLKFEAEIAAKREEYAKHLAQLQAKENAFEQRVKAATDSALNSEREKILALAKSQIESENAAKFEILQKELQEKSQRISELNLIEAEMEAQKRKFSELEAENKAKSEIELTNRVNQERERLSKQISQENELKFRQKDEQIQSLIGQINELKRRSEVGSQQLQGEVQELALQEYLRLNFPLDEIDEVKKGARGADCVQMVHTREFAGCGKILYESKRTKSFEPKWIDKLKDDMIGEGAQIGVIVTEQMPPHSPRLHQAPSDASIWICSFEEFKGLCAVLREHVVALAFAKRSGQNQDSKTAMLYDYLTSPEFANQIKTIVSAFVGMQESLNKERNAMERIWKQREKQIARARDGAISMHASIRSIAGSGVAQLEDVDEILSLEAIAAESEAED from the coding sequence ATGGCTAACGTAAAGTGCCCGCACTGCGGCTCGCAGATCGATATAGACGAGGCGCTGCAACGCGATATCAAGGCTAAATTTGAAGATGAAATTTTGCAGCAGAAGCGAAAGTGGCAACAGCAGCAAAACGAAGCTACGCTTAAATTTGAAGCCGAGATCGCCGCTAAGCGTGAGGAGTACGCGAAGCATCTGGCGCAGCTACAAGCGAAGGAAAACGCCTTCGAGCAGCGCGTAAAAGCGGCGACCGATTCCGCGCTAAACAGCGAGCGGGAGAAAATTTTAGCGCTCGCAAAATCTCAGATCGAGAGCGAAAACGCGGCGAAATTTGAAATTTTACAAAAGGAGCTGCAAGAAAAATCGCAAAGAATTTCAGAGTTAAATTTAATCGAGGCGGAAATGGAAGCGCAAAAGCGTAAATTTAGTGAGCTTGAGGCCGAGAATAAAGCCAAATCCGAGATCGAGCTAACCAACCGCGTAAACCAAGAGCGCGAGCGGCTTTCGAAACAAATTTCGCAGGAAAACGAGCTGAAATTCCGCCAAAAAGATGAGCAGATCCAAAGCCTAATCGGCCAAATAAACGAGCTCAAGCGCCGCTCGGAAGTGGGCTCGCAGCAGCTTCAGGGCGAGGTGCAGGAGCTCGCGCTGCAGGAGTATTTGCGGTTAAACTTTCCTTTGGACGAGATAGATGAGGTCAAAAAGGGCGCGCGCGGCGCAGACTGCGTGCAGATGGTGCATACGAGGGAGTTTGCGGGCTGCGGTAAAATTTTATACGAGAGCAAGCGCACGAAAAGCTTCGAGCCCAAATGGATCGACAAACTCAAAGACGATATGATAGGCGAGGGTGCGCAGATCGGCGTTATCGTCACCGAGCAGATGCCGCCTCACAGCCCTAGGCTGCATCAAGCGCCGAGCGATGCTAGCATCTGGATCTGTTCGTTTGAGGAATTTAAGGGGCTTTGCGCCGTCTTGCGCGAACACGTCGTGGCGCTTGCGTTTGCCAAGAGATCGGGTCAAAATCAAGATAGCAAAACGGCGATGCTCTACGACTATCTAACCTCGCCCGAGTTTGCAAACCAGATAAAGACGATCGTATCGGCATTTGTCGGCATGCAAGAGAGCTTAAATAAGGAGCGCAACGCGATGGAGCGCATCTGGAAACAGCGCGAAAAACAGATCGCGCGTGCTCGAGACGGCGCGATCTCGATGCACGCAAGCATCAGAAGCATCGCAGGAAGCGGCGTAGCACAGCTGGAGGACGTCGATGAAATTTTAAGCCTCGAAGCGATTGCGGCGGAGAGCGAAGCGGAGGATTAG
- the putP gene encoding sodium/proline symporter PutP, which yields MSFWTYCAIAIYFGALIFIGRYYYDKNASLSEYLLDNRRLGPFVTALSAGASDMSGWMLLGVPGAMFATGICNIWIALGLCVGAWCNYKFLAKRLRIYTEVASDSVTIPDFLENRFKDRTKTLRIISGLLIIIFFTLYVSSGIIAGGKTFESFFGLSFTYGAIATILIVVFYTFFGGFKAVAITDAFQGALMFAVLILIPLFSYRALQIPADSSFLAQVRLYGANHLDLFYNQSFLGVLGLLAWGLGYFGQPHIIVRFMAIRSSRELDSARRIGISWMVLGLAGAMLSGLIGFVYFSQKGLSIDDPEKIFLELGKIFFHPFILGVIISAVLAAIMSTISSQLLVSASAVTKDFIFAFYKKEVSERTQTLSSRIAVVIIAAVAAILAFGSNDTVLNVVGNAWAGFGASFGAVLLFSLYSKKMSALSALVGMLVGGITVICWILSGLSALVYELLPGFCFSALAILLVNRYNSVLDKMADEPNAAQISQEFEKMKEQSLGSKNG from the coding sequence ATGAGCTTTTGGACCTATTGCGCAATCGCGATATATTTCGGCGCGCTTATTTTTATAGGTAGGTATTATTATGACAAGAATGCGAGCTTGAGCGAGTATCTGCTCGATAATCGCCGCCTGGGTCCATTCGTAACGGCACTTAGCGCGGGCGCTAGCGATATGAGCGGCTGGATGCTTTTGGGAGTGCCGGGCGCGATGTTCGCGACGGGAATTTGCAATATCTGGATAGCTCTAGGACTTTGCGTGGGCGCGTGGTGCAACTATAAATTTCTTGCAAAAAGGCTTAGAATTTACACCGAGGTAGCAAGCGACAGCGTCACGATACCCGATTTTTTAGAAAACCGCTTTAAAGACCGCACCAAGACGCTTCGCATCATCTCCGGGCTTTTGATCATCATATTTTTTACGCTCTATGTTAGCAGCGGCATCATCGCGGGCGGCAAGACATTTGAGAGCTTTTTCGGGCTAAGCTTTACCTACGGCGCGATCGCTACGATCTTAATCGTCGTGTTTTATACCTTTTTCGGCGGATTTAAGGCTGTCGCGATCACCGACGCGTTTCAGGGCGCGCTGATGTTTGCGGTGCTTATTTTGATCCCTCTGTTTTCTTATCGCGCGCTGCAGATCCCTGCGGACAGCTCCTTTTTGGCGCAGGTACGGCTATATGGCGCGAACCATCTTGATCTATTTTACAATCAAAGCTTCTTAGGCGTTTTGGGTCTGCTTGCTTGGGGGCTCGGATACTTCGGGCAGCCGCATATCATAGTGCGCTTTATGGCGATTAGAAGCTCGCGCGAGCTTGATAGCGCGCGCCGCATCGGAATTTCGTGGATGGTGCTAGGTCTTGCGGGCGCGATGCTTAGCGGTCTGATCGGCTTTGTCTATTTTTCGCAAAAAGGTCTTAGCATAGACGATCCCGAAAAAATTTTCCTAGAGCTCGGTAAAATTTTCTTCCATCCATTTATCTTAGGCGTGATAATCTCTGCGGTGCTGGCGGCGATTATGAGCACCATCTCAAGCCAGCTTTTGGTAAGCGCGAGCGCGGTTACGAAGGATTTTATTTTCGCGTTTTATAAAAAAGAGGTGAGCGAGCGCACGCAGACGCTAAGCAGCCGTATCGCCGTCGTGATTATCGCCGCGGTCGCCGCGATCTTGGCGTTCGGCTCAAACGATACGGTGCTAAACGTAGTGGGTAACGCTTGGGCGGGATTTGGCGCGAGTTTTGGAGCGGTGCTGCTTTTCAGCCTGTATTCTAAAAAGATGAGCGCGCTCTCGGCTCTAGTAGGCATGCTAGTAGGCGGCATCACTGTTATTTGCTGGATATTATCGGGGCTTTCGGCCCTCGTTTACGAGCTGCTGCCGGGCTTTTGCTTTTCGGCGCTTGCGATACTGCTCGTAAATCGCTACAACTCCGTGCTCGATAAGATGGCGGATGAGCCTAATGCCGCGCAAATTTCGCAGGAATTTGAAAAGATGAAAGAGCAGAGTCTGGGAAGTAAAAATGGCTAA
- a CDS encoding amino acid ABC transporter permease: MAVGLYFTYPELSEAQKISYAKSYGITLILTSGGIVIGIALGFMLAFLKFLNNKFLSFIIDEYVDIIRGTPIVIQLMVFVFIIFATWSNNIAAAIFALGLNSSAYVAEIVRGGINSVDRGQMEAARAMGLGYGTAMKEIVFPQAIKNILPALANEFISLFKETSVVGLVAITDLTFFSKSMQAALYTVQPILFAAVLYYASVKFFSFLVKMLESRLNRND; encoded by the coding sequence ATCGCCGTGGGGCTTTATTTCACCTATCCCGAACTGAGCGAAGCGCAAAAAATTTCATACGCCAAAAGCTACGGCATCACTCTTATTTTGACCTCCGGCGGCATTGTGATCGGTATCGCATTAGGATTTATGCTGGCATTTTTAAAATTTCTAAACAATAAATTTTTAAGCTTCATTATCGACGAATACGTGGATATCATCCGCGGAACTCCGATCGTTATCCAGCTGATGGTGTTCGTGTTTATTATCTTTGCTACGTGGAGCAATAATATCGCAGCTGCGATCTTTGCGCTGGGGCTTAATAGCTCAGCCTACGTCGCGGAGATCGTGCGCGGCGGCATAAATAGCGTCGATCGCGGCCAGATGGAAGCTGCGCGCGCGATGGGGCTAGGCTACGGCACGGCGATGAAAGAGATCGTCTTTCCGCAGGCGATAAAAAACATCCTGCCTGCGCTTGCGAATGAGTTTATTAGCCTATTTAAAGAGACCTCGGTCGTGGGCCTCGTAGCAATCACCGATCTTACGTTTTTTTCAAAAAGCATGCAGGCGGCGCTTTACACCGTCCAGCCGATACTTTTTGCCGCAGTACTTTACTATGCAAGCGTGAAATTTTTCTCGTTTTTAGTAAAAATGCTAGAAAGTAGGTTAAACCGCAATGATTGA
- a CDS encoding amino acid ABC transporter ATP-binding protein codes for MIEISNLTKSYGNLSVLKGISKTINKGDIVAIIGPSGGGKSTFLRCLNLLEIPSGGTIKIDGEDITDKRTDINKIRRKVSMVFQHFNLFANKNVLENLTLAPIKAGIYTKEQAYAKAEELLAKVGLSDKAYTYPHKLSGGQKQRIAIARSLAVNPDVILFDEPTSALDPEMIGEVLGIMKEVAKEGITMLVVTHEMGFARNVANRIFFMEGGNIAVDDTPKNVFENPQNPRLKEFLNKILNH; via the coding sequence ATGATTGAAATATCAAATTTAACCAAATCCTACGGCAATTTATCGGTGTTAAAAGGAATTTCAAAGACCATAAATAAAGGCGATATCGTAGCGATCATCGGTCCAAGTGGCGGCGGTAAATCAACCTTTTTGCGCTGCTTAAATCTGCTTGAAATTCCAAGCGGCGGCACTATTAAAATAGACGGCGAGGATATTACCGACAAGCGCACTGATATTAATAAAATTCGCCGCAAAGTTAGTATGGTGTTTCAGCATTTCAACCTCTTTGCAAATAAAAACGTGCTGGAAAATTTAACTCTAGCGCCCATAAAAGCGGGTATCTATACTAAAGAACAAGCCTACGCAAAAGCAGAGGAGCTGCTAGCTAAAGTAGGTCTTAGCGATAAGGCCTATACTTATCCGCACAAGCTTAGCGGCGGGCAAAAGCAACGCATCGCAATCGCTAGAAGTTTGGCGGTAAATCCGGACGTGATTTTATTCGACGAGCCTACCTCGGCACTAGATCCCGAGATGATCGGCGAGGTGTTAGGAATAATGAAAGAGGTCGCTAAAGAGGGCATTACGATGCTTGTGGTAACGCACGAGATGGGCTTTGCACGCAATGTCGCGAATAGGATTTTTTTTATGGAGGGCGGCAATATCGCTGTGGACGATACGCCTAAAAACGTATTTGAAAATCCGCAAAATCCGAGATTGAAAGAATTTTTAAATAAAATTTTAAACCACTAA
- a CDS encoding basic amino acid ABC transporter substrate-binding protein — translation MKKFIRFLVAGALLCGSLIAKDITKDTLIVGTNAEYPPFEFVDENSKVTGFDMDLVAELAKRAGVKYEILNMSFDGLIPAIKSGKIDMIASGMSATPARKKAIDFTAPYYKVENLYVKRKDDSSLNSKADLQGKRLAAQLGTIQELAIRDIKGAEVSATENVFVAVMSLKNKKIDALCVDSSVGYEYLKKNDDLTAFFKESDGSEGFSIAFDKGKYPELLAKFNAALEEMKKDGSYEKLLEKYNLK, via the coding sequence ATGAAAAAATTTATTAGATTTTTAGTTGCGGGCGCTTTGCTTTGCGGTTCGCTAATCGCTAAAGACATCACCAAAGATACGCTCATCGTGGGCACGAACGCCGAGTATCCGCCGTTTGAGTTTGTGGATGAAAACTCCAAGGTTACCGGCTTTGATATGGATCTGGTAGCCGAGCTTGCCAAGCGCGCGGGGGTGAAATATGAAATTTTAAATATGAGCTTTGACGGACTAATCCCTGCGATTAAAAGCGGCAAAATCGATATGATCGCCTCAGGAATGAGCGCGACACCGGCTCGTAAAAAGGCTATCGATTTCACGGCTCCTTACTATAAAGTCGAAAATTTATATGTCAAGCGCAAGGATGATAGCTCGTTAAATTCCAAGGCGGATCTACAGGGTAAGCGTCTTGCCGCGCAGCTAGGTACCATCCAAGAGCTTGCGATCAGAGATATCAAAGGCGCCGAAGTTAGCGCTACGGAGAACGTTTTTGTAGCCGTCATGTCGCTGAAAAACAAAAAGATCGATGCGCTTTGCGTGGATTCGTCCGTAGGCTACGAATATCTTAAGAAAAACGACGATCTAACCGCATTTTTTAAAGAATCCGACGGCAGCGAAGGTTTTTCGATCGCATTTGATAAGGGCAAATATCCCGAGCTTCTGGCTAAATTTAACGCAGCGCTTGAGGAGATGAAAAAGGACGGAAGCTACGAAAAACTTTTGGAAAAGTATAATTTAAAATAA
- the thiE gene encoding thiamine phosphate synthase, protein MSEIYALSDDVLTPPQTIFSQIDEILRCGVKLVQYRSKLAAQDEALIRSLIGLCEDYGAKLIINDDAALTKKLGAHGVHIGKDDGEAAQVREFLGADKIVGVSCYADLARAQKAEAQGASYVAFGSLRRSKTKPNTPLCPDALVQEARKFLNLPIAVIGGINLENLNEILALKPDYIAMVEAIYRPASITQNLANLKEKMDEYI, encoded by the coding sequence ATGAGTGAAATTTACGCACTTAGCGACGATGTCTTAACGCCGCCGCAAACTATCTTTTCGCAGATAGATGAGATTTTGCGCTGCGGCGTAAAGCTCGTGCAGTACCGCAGCAAGCTCGCCGCGCAGGATGAAGCTTTAATCCGCTCTCTCATCGGTCTTTGCGAGGATTACGGCGCCAAACTCATTATCAACGACGATGCGGCGCTTACCAAAAAGCTTGGCGCGCACGGCGTGCATATCGGCAAGGACGACGGTGAGGCGGCGCAGGTGCGCGAGTTTTTAGGCGCGGATAAGATCGTCGGCGTTAGCTGCTATGCTGATCTTGCTCGCGCGCAAAAGGCTGAAGCGCAGGGCGCTAGCTACGTAGCCTTCGGCTCGCTAAGGCGCAGCAAGACAAAACCTAATACGCCGCTTTGCCCCGATGCGCTCGTGCAAGAGGCGCGAAAATTTTTAAACCTCCCAATCGCCGTAATCGGCGGCATAAACTTAGAAAATTTAAATGAAATTTTAGCCCTCAAGCCCGATTATATCGCGATGGTAGAGGCGATCTACAGACCCGCTTCGATCACGCAAAATTTAGCAAATTTAAAGGAAAAAATGGATGAATATATTTGA
- a CDS encoding undecaprenyl-diphosphate phosphatase: MNIFDAVILGIVEGLTEFLPVSSTGHMILAAKLMGLQQTDTLKCFEVVIQLGSILAVVAMFYKRLLVDFKLWCKLVVGFIPTAAIGFLLYKSIKSLFAPQTVAYALIGWGVIFIVVELFRKACPRENELEHLDQISYAQAFIIGLSQCFAMVPGTSRSGATIIAGLLCGLSRNLAARFSFLLAIPTMFAATFYDTYKNLDTFAQNSDNITTFLIGGVVAFVVALAAIKLFLSFVSKFDFIPFGIYRILIGVVFFIFVF; this comes from the coding sequence ATGAATATATTTGACGCCGTGATTTTAGGCATCGTCGAGGGGCTAACGGAGTTTCTGCCCGTAAGTTCGACCGGGCACATGATTCTGGCCGCAAAACTGATGGGCCTGCAGCAGACCGATACGCTTAAATGCTTCGAAGTCGTTATTCAGCTAGGCTCGATTTTAGCGGTCGTCGCGATGTTTTACAAGCGGCTTTTGGTCGATTTTAAGCTCTGGTGCAAGCTCGTCGTGGGCTTCATCCCTACAGCCGCGATCGGATTTTTGCTCTATAAAAGCATCAAATCTCTATTCGCGCCGCAGACCGTCGCCTACGCGCTGATCGGCTGGGGCGTTATTTTTATCGTAGTTGAGCTCTTTCGTAAGGCATGCCCTAGGGAAAATGAACTGGAACATCTGGATCAAATTTCATACGCTCAGGCCTTTATCATCGGGCTTTCGCAGTGTTTTGCGATGGTGCCGGGCACTTCGCGTAGCGGCGCTACCATCATCGCAGGGCTTTTGTGCGGGCTAAGCAGGAACCTAGCCGCGCGCTTTAGCTTCCTACTCGCGATCCCTACGATGTTTGCGGCGACTTTTTACGACACCTATAAAAATTTAGACACCTTCGCGCAAAACTCCGACAATATCACGACCTTTCTCATAGGCGGCGTAGTGGCGTTCGTAGTGGCGCTTGCGGCGATCAAGCTATTTCTAAGTTTCGTTTCGAAGTTTGACTTCATCCCGTTTGGAATTTATAGAATTCTAATCGGCGTCGTATTTTTCATCTTCGTTTTTTAA
- a CDS encoding phosphoethanolamine transferase, with amino-acid sequence MSLAKNIGAFLKDRFSLLSVFDGAVLNAYTLVLVLNLALGLLLIARSGELLSAQALFFAESAICGVTILFFALYALSFYSARLYKILAFALLAINVIFAIAQIFLIFSLELTYSHGTLDALVQTTPKEAFEFAHAFLNFKLIAAFLALLIFVITALRLRVSQRVRMKLCRAIKLVFLLSLLVFIAHAAFKSYVAKSSKMRASIIIALNKIPIYNFAFVTKDYFGADFKSVRELQAGYQSIYASHSHKTAPNRISNVVFIIGESLQRNFMSLYGYYLPTTPNFQALEQSGNLIAFSDVVSPGAKTNDVLKYVLNFGNYESKKQRPWNANLDIVNLARLANYETFWISNQERYGQWAVASGASAQMTDHSDFTNQIPVYKYAYSLDEVMLPSIKNFKSGAKRSPLARKDESSAAEVNGTQKKDKFFILHLMGSHPSYEFRYPKSFAKFSAADISREPLDEGQKKELAHYLNTVAYNDFIVSEIYKIFASDNTLIVYFSDHAQSLYQYRGKLIHGGINRFTLEIPLIFMASDKFKEQNADLWARIAAAKDRPFLNDDLIHAIAEILEMTDLPEFDPARSVINADFNASRPRIIEGVDYDKVYKLQKEFGE; translated from the coding sequence ATGAGCCTAGCAAAAAATATCGGAGCATTTTTAAAAGACAGATTCAGCCTTCTATCGGTATTTGACGGCGCGGTGCTAAACGCATACACGCTAGTTTTGGTATTAAATTTAGCGCTCGGGTTGCTTCTTATCGCGCGCAGCGGCGAGCTGCTCTCTGCGCAGGCGCTGTTTTTTGCGGAATCTGCGATCTGCGGCGTGACGATACTTTTTTTCGCGCTTTACGCGCTTAGCTTTTACAGCGCCAGGCTATATAAAATTCTAGCCTTTGCGCTTCTGGCGATAAACGTAATCTTTGCGATCGCTCAGATTTTTTTGATCTTTAGCCTGGAGCTTACCTACTCGCACGGCACGCTGGACGCGCTAGTGCAAACGACGCCCAAGGAGGCCTTTGAGTTCGCGCATGCGTTTTTAAATTTTAAGCTTATCGCGGCTTTTTTGGCGCTTTTAATTTTCGTCATCACCGCTCTTAGGCTTAGAGTGAGCCAGCGAGTGCGGATGAAGCTATGTCGCGCAATAAAGCTAGTCTTTCTGCTTAGCTTGCTTGTTTTTATCGCGCATGCGGCGTTTAAAAGCTACGTAGCCAAAAGCTCGAAAATGCGCGCCAGCATCATAATCGCGCTAAATAAAATTCCGATTTATAACTTTGCTTTCGTTACGAAGGATTATTTCGGCGCCGATTTTAAAAGCGTGCGCGAGCTGCAAGCGGGATACCAAAGCATTTACGCCTCACATTCGCATAAAACCGCGCCAAACCGCATCTCAAATGTCGTTTTTATTATCGGAGAGAGCCTGCAGCGAAATTTTATGAGCCTATACGGCTACTATCTGCCCACTACGCCGAACTTTCAGGCGCTTGAGCAAAGTGGAAATTTAATCGCCTTTAGCGACGTCGTCTCGCCGGGCGCCAAGACCAACGACGTGTTAAAATACGTGCTAAATTTCGGAAATTACGAGAGCAAAAAGCAGCGCCCGTGGAACGCCAACCTCGACATCGTAAATCTCGCGCGGCTCGCAAACTACGAGACCTTTTGGATCAGCAACCAGGAGCGCTACGGGCAGTGGGCGGTCGCAAGCGGCGCGAGTGCGCAGATGACGGATCACTCGGACTTTACGAACCAGATCCCGGTTTACAAATACGCCTATTCGCTCGACGAAGTTATGCTTCCGAGTATAAAAAATTTCAAATCGGGTGCGAAAAGATCACCTCTTGCGCGCAAGGACGAAAGCTCCGCCGCAGAGGTAAATGGTACGCAGAAAAAGGATAAATTTTTCATCCTTCATCTGATGGGCTCGCACCCGAGCTACGAGTTTCGCTATCCAAAAAGCTTTGCTAAATTTAGCGCCGCGGATATCTCGCGCGAGCCGCTTGATGAGGGGCAGAAAAAAGAGCTCGCGCACTACCTAAACACCGTGGCTTACAACGATTTTATAGTAAGCGAAATTTATAAAATTTTTGCGAGCGACAACACGCTGATAGTCTATTTCAGCGACCACGCCCAGAGCCTTTATCAATACCGCGGTAAGCTGATCCACGGCGGCATCAACCGCTTCACGCTCGAAATCCCGCTGATTTTCATGGCGTCGGATAAGTTCAAAGAGCAAAACGCGGATCTTTGGGCGCGTATCGCCGCAGCCAAAGACAGGCCGTTTTTAAACGACGATCTCATCCACGCGATTGCAGAAATTTTAGAGATGACCGACCTGCCCGAGTTTGACCCCGCTCGCTCGGTGATAAACGCGGATTTCAACGCCTCGCGTCCGCGCATCATCGAGGGGGTCGATTACGATAAGGTTTACAAGCTGCAAAAGGAATTCGGCGAGTAA
- a CDS encoding aminotransferase class V-fold PLP-dependent enzyme, which translates to MQKFWSRALDFETIKENIILKEGVKYFDCAASGLAYRPIEAEIERVLATYANVHSAGGASAEITSDYYENARAKIKELLGCEERYYLISCGFGATAAIKKLWEILGIYLPPATRDRLGLRRESLKELPLFIISPFEHHSVEISLRQGLCEVVRVPLDPSGLMDFARLGEILSANKGREIYGVLTAASNVTGLKLDYKRAYLMLKAHGGRLFVDASALIAHENVDLGFCDGMFFGAHKLLGGVGASGILAVRKELLRGEEPTFAGGGTIKYADALTQRFIIDKERLEEAGTPGIIALVRAYLALKLRKSAGLEAIKSREEAICRRFISEISKITEVKIYGNLTAPRVPIFAFNMQGLGADALAGVLGQKFEIQTRAGCDCAAPYGFDLLGLQPDTEMSRKPAWVRASFSFIHDESDVDFLAEALRQIAQIRDKITFVAGKYRCGSVN; encoded by the coding sequence TTGCAAAAATTTTGGAGTCGCGCTTTGGATTTTGAAACGATCAAAGAAAATATCATCTTAAAAGAGGGGGTCAAATACTTCGATTGCGCCGCTTCGGGGCTCGCGTATCGCCCTATAGAAGCGGAGATCGAGCGCGTGCTTGCAACATATGCCAACGTCCACTCCGCAGGCGGAGCGAGCGCCGAGATCACGAGCGATTACTACGAAAACGCAAGGGCCAAAATCAAAGAGCTTTTGGGTTGCGAAGAGCGCTACTACCTGATCTCGTGCGGTTTCGGCGCGACCGCGGCGATTAAGAAGCTCTGGGAAATTTTAGGCATCTACCTGCCGCCTGCGACGCGAGATAGGCTCGGTTTGCGGCGCGAGAGCCTAAAAGAGCTGCCGCTTTTCATCATCTCGCCTTTTGAGCACCACTCCGTTGAAATTAGCCTAAGACAGGGGCTTTGCGAGGTCGTGCGCGTGCCGCTGGATCCAAGCGGGCTGATGGACTTTGCGCGGCTGGGCGAAATTCTATCCGCAAACAAAGGGCGCGAAATTTACGGCGTACTTACCGCGGCATCGAACGTGACGGGGCTAAAGCTTGATTACAAGCGCGCTTACTTGATGCTAAAAGCGCACGGCGGGCGGCTGTTCGTGGACGCTAGCGCGCTCATCGCACACGAAAACGTGGATCTTGGCTTTTGCGACGGCATGTTTTTCGGTGCGCACAAGCTCTTAGGCGGCGTGGGCGCTAGTGGGATTTTAGCGGTGCGAAAGGAGCTTTTGCGCGGCGAGGAGCCGACATTCGCAGGAGGCGGCACGATCAAATACGCAGATGCCCTAACGCAGCGCTTTATAATCGACAAGGAGCGCTTGGAGGAAGCAGGCACGCCGGGCATCATCGCGCTGGTGCGAGCTTATCTTGCCCTAAAGCTTCGCAAAAGTGCGGGGCTAGAGGCGATCAAGTCGCGCGAAGAGGCGATCTGCAGACGCTTCATAAGCGAAATTTCAAAGATCACCGAGGTTAAAATTTACGGTAATCTCACCGCGCCGCGCGTGCCGATCTTTGCTTTTAATATGCAAGGGCTCGGCGCGGACGCGCTAGCCGGGGTGCTCGGGCAGAAATTTGAGATCCAGACCCGCGCAGGATGCGACTGTGCAGCACCTTATGGCTTTGATCTGCTCGGCTTGCAACCCGATACCGAAATGTCGCGCAAACCCGCTTGGGTGCGGGCTAGCTTCTCGTTCATCCACGACGAAAGCGACGTGGATTTCTTAGCGGAGGCGCTAAGACAGATCGCTCAGATCCGCGATAAAATCACCTTCGTAGCGGGCAAATATCGCTGCGGCAGCGTAAATTAA